A stretch of the Buchananella sp. 14KM1171 genome encodes the following:
- a CDS encoding aspartate-semialdehyde dehydrogenase, whose translation MSNLTFAVVGATGQVGRVMRALLEERDLPIAKMRYFASARSAGTVLSFRGQDVVVEDVATADLSGIDVAVFSAGGATSKEYAPKFAAAGAVVIDNSSAWRKDPQVPLVVSEVNPQALAERPKGIVANPNCTTMAAMPVLGPLHREAGLKRLHVSSYQAVSGSGLAGVQELAGQIRHGVTQEIEALALDGRAVTGLEPSVYVAPIAFNVVALAGSLVDDGSGETDEEQKLRNESRKILNAPELAVSGTCVRVPVFSGHALAIHAEFERPISVERARELIDAAPGVEYVDVPTPLDGAGRDNVLVGRLRADHAVEGGRGLAMFIVGDNLRKGAALNAVDLAVLVAKELAA comes from the coding sequence ATGAGCAACCTGACCTTTGCTGTAGTTGGCGCCACCGGCCAGGTGGGTCGCGTGATGCGCGCGCTCCTGGAGGAGCGCGACCTGCCCATCGCCAAGATGCGCTACTTCGCCTCCGCCCGCTCCGCGGGCACCGTGCTGTCCTTCCGGGGGCAGGACGTGGTGGTGGAGGACGTTGCCACAGCTGACCTGTCAGGAATTGACGTGGCCGTGTTCTCCGCCGGTGGGGCCACCTCCAAGGAGTACGCCCCCAAGTTCGCCGCCGCCGGCGCCGTGGTGATCGACAACTCCTCCGCGTGGCGCAAGGACCCGCAGGTTCCCCTGGTGGTCTCTGAGGTCAACCCGCAGGCCCTGGCCGAGCGCCCCAAGGGCATCGTGGCCAACCCGAACTGCACCACCATGGCCGCCATGCCCGTGCTGGGCCCGCTGCACCGCGAGGCCGGCCTGAAGCGCCTCCACGTCTCCTCCTACCAGGCGGTCTCCGGTTCCGGCCTGGCCGGCGTGCAAGAACTGGCCGGACAGATCCGCCACGGCGTCACCCAGGAGATCGAGGCCCTGGCCCTGGACGGACGCGCCGTCACCGGTCTGGAGCCGAGCGTCTACGTGGCCCCCATTGCCTTCAACGTGGTGGCCCTGGCCGGCTCCCTGGTGGACGACGGCTCCGGCGAGACCGACGAAGAGCAGAAGCTGCGCAACGAGTCCCGCAAGATCCTGAACGCCCCGGAGCTGGCCGTGTCCGGCACGTGCGTGCGCGTGCCGGTCTTCTCCGGTCACGCCCTGGCCATTCATGCAGAGTTCGAGCGCCCCATCAGCGTGGAGCGCGCCCGCGAGCTGATCGACGCCGCCCCCGGTGTCGAGTACGTAGATGTCCCCACCCCGCTGGATGGTGCCGGACGTGACAACGTGCTGGTGGGCCGCCTGCGCGCCGACCATGCCGTCGAGGGCGGCCGCGGCCTGGCGATGTTCATCGTGGGCGACAACCTGCGCAAGGGCGCAGCCCTGAACGCGGTGGACCTGGCCGTGCTGGTCGCGAAGGAGCTGGCTGCCTAA
- a CDS encoding IS3 family transposase (programmed frameshift), producing MPRKYAPEFRQDVVRFALNRPAGMTLAQVAADFGIGGSTLDAWIRREQVSKGVLKASAGEDKARIAQLERQLRLKEEECFILRRAAAYLARDVNPKMIYPLVEELAGLGIAVSRICRVLGIARQPFYRWRGCRQSRLEQRRSYLKERVRAIHSADPAFGYRLITDELARQGVKVASRTVWSICHELGIRSITAPKGKTKTTKSARSVGVDLVGRVFHADGPNRLWLTDITEHPTTQGKLYVCAIKDVWSNRIVALSSATSMSASLAVNALAQAVADRHPPAGCVIHSDRGAQFTSTAYRQAALAYGLVQSMGQAGTCADNAAMESFFALLQKNVLNTRKWETRQELATAIRHWIESTYHRRRRQARLGKLTPIEYETIYTN from the exons ATGCCCAGGAAGTATGCGCCGGAATTCCGTCAGGATGTGGTGCGTTTTGCGTTGAATCGTCCTGCTGGGATGACGTTGGCGCAGGTAGCAGCTGATTTTGGGATTGGGGGTTCGACTCTGGATGCTTGGATCAGACGCGAGCAGGTTTCTAAGGGTGTGCTCAAGGCTAGTGCGGGTGAGGACAAGGCCCGCATCGCGCAGTTAGAGCGCCAGTTGCGGTTAAAGGAAGAAGAGTGCTTCATCCTTAGAAGGGCGGCGGCTTACCTGGCCCGTGATGTGAACCCAA AAATGATCTACCCCCTGGTAGAAGAACTAGCTGGTTTGGGCATAGCGGTTAGTCGGATCTGCCGGGTGCTTGGTATCGCCCGCCAGCCTTTCTACCGGTGGCGCGGGTGTAGGCAAAGCCGGCTAGAACAACGCCGTAGCTACTTAAAGGAACGGGTGAGGGCCATCCATAGTGCTGATCCTGCTTTTGGCTACCGGCTGATTACCGATGAGCTGGCCCGCCAGGGAGTCAAGGTGGCTAGCCGCACGGTGTGGTCGATCTGTCACGAGTTGGGCATTAGGTCTATTACTGCACCCAAAGGCAAGACCAAGACCACCAAGAGCGCTAGAAGCGTTGGGGTTGATCTGGTTGGGCGGGTCTTTCATGCCGATGGGCCTAACCGTCTCTGGCTTACTGACATCACCGAACATCCCACCACTCAGGGCAAGTTGTATGTGTGTGCGATCAAGGACGTGTGGTCTAACCGGATCGTGGCTCTTAGCAGTGCTACGTCCATGAGCGCTTCTCTCGCGGTTAACGCTTTGGCCCAGGCGGTAGCAGACCGCCACCCACCAGCCGGGTGTGTAATCCATTCAGATCGTGGTGCGCAGTTCACTTCCACGGCCTACCGGCAAGCTGCCCTCGCCTACGGGCTGGTCCAGTCCATGGGACAGGCCGGTACATGTGCGGACAACGCTGCCATGGAGTCCTTCTTCGCGCTTTTACAGAAGAACGTGCTCAATACCCGCAAGTGGGAAACCCGTCAGGAACTAGCCACCGCCATCCGCCACTGGATCGAATCCACCTACCACCGCCGACGCCGCCAAGCCCGCCTAGGCAAACTCACCCCAATCGAATACGAAACAATCTACACAAACTGA
- a CDS encoding (deoxy)nucleoside triphosphate pyrophosphohydrolase, with protein MPLVVAAAVVAPDRVLRAQDIRLLAAQRSYPAHLAGQWELPGGKVEAGESPEQALHRELQEELGIAVELGPEVVFAPAPQEGWPILDGLRMRVWLAYLTGRNLPQPGEAHNSVRWVNSTASAQLAWLPTNAPIAEACFEAARVATIGASPTALARHGA; from the coding sequence ATGCCTCTTGTTGTTGCAGCTGCGGTGGTGGCCCCTGACCGGGTGTTGCGCGCCCAGGACATTCGGCTTCTGGCCGCCCAGCGTTCGTATCCGGCTCACTTGGCTGGCCAGTGGGAGTTACCAGGCGGGAAGGTGGAGGCAGGCGAGTCTCCGGAGCAGGCTCTTCACCGCGAGCTGCAAGAGGAGCTGGGCATCGCGGTCGAGCTGGGCCCAGAGGTGGTTTTCGCCCCGGCCCCGCAAGAGGGCTGGCCGATTCTGGACGGCCTGCGCATGAGGGTGTGGCTTGCCTATCTGACCGGTCGAAACTTGCCGCAGCCGGGCGAGGCGCACAACTCTGTGCGCTGGGTGAACAGCACCGCGAGCGCCCAGTTGGCCTGGCTGCCCACCAACGCCCCTATTGCCGAGGCGTGCTTTGAGGCTGCGCGCGTCGCGACGATCGGCGCCTCACCCACCGCGCTGGCCCGTCACGGCGCCTGA
- a CDS encoding transposase-like zinc-binding domain-containing protein, producing the protein MCVREGLFSFGGVGESLVEHALRACSVSVTRNSPCCGVCEAKMVRNGQTSTGKTRWRCKTCGGSSVQHRPDITRRAQAEAFAAWLLGPVPQYSTGGTGRSFRAQTAWCWNIEIPQPAPTGEVHPVIMLDATYFQGWCLLVAYTGKHVIAWQWCDQEKKTARQALLEPLPAPDMVDRPHYFNFVRPRPYALHLDLA; encoded by the coding sequence ATGTGTGTACGCGAGGGGCTCTTTTCCTTTGGGGGAGTAGGTGAGAGTCTGGTTGAACATGCTTTGAGAGCATGTTCGGTGAGCGTTACTAGGAATTCGCCGTGTTGTGGTGTATGTGAAGCGAAGATGGTCAGGAATGGCCAGACCAGCACGGGCAAGACTAGGTGGCGGTGCAAGACCTGCGGCGGATCGAGCGTTCAGCACCGGCCAGACATCACCAGACGCGCCCAGGCAGAGGCGTTCGCGGCATGGCTCTTAGGGCCGGTTCCTCAGTACTCAACGGGCGGGACGGGACGTTCCTTTCGGGCCCAGACGGCCTGGTGCTGGAACATTGAGATCCCGCAGCCCGCCCCAACTGGTGAAGTCCACCCGGTGATCATGCTGGACGCCACCTACTTCCAAGGCTGGTGTCTCCTTGTGGCTTACACCGGCAAGCATGTCATTGCTTGGCAGTGGTGCGACCAAGAGAAGAAAACGGCCCGGCAAGCCCTCCTAGAGCCTCTACCCGCTCCCGACATGGTCGACCGACCACATTATTTCAACTTTGTACGGCCTAGACCTTATGCACTCCACCTAGACCTTGCGTAG
- a CDS encoding aspartate kinase — MSLIVQKFGGSSVADVDAMRRVAKRVVETKRAGHDVVVVVSAMGDTTDELLDMAAELNPNPSPREMDLLMSSGERISMSLLAMAIEAQGERAHAFTGRQAGMHTDTRFGKASIVGVVPERIVQCVRDGAVAIVAGFQGLSDNDDVTTLGRGGSDTTAVALAAALRADVCEIYTDVDGLFTADPRVVPSARRIFNLTAEETLELAAQGAKILHLRAVEYARRHKVALHVRSSFSDKDGTWIADHAVNPAIVRLLAPTIADQIIASKEDSVEAPIISGIAHDRSQSKITLVGVPDRPGLASRIFAIVAAADVNIDMIVQNVSVRDNSTDISFTLPSGDGQAALEALEAVAAEIGYKEIFLTEEIGKLSVVGAGMRSHPGVSAKLFGALSDAGINIEMISTSEIRISVVTALSDLDEAVRVAHTAFDLDSAEAEAIVYGGTGR; from the coding sequence GTGAGCCTGATTGTGCAAAAGTTTGGCGGCTCGTCCGTAGCCGACGTCGACGCGATGCGTCGCGTGGCCAAGCGCGTTGTTGAGACCAAGCGGGCCGGACACGACGTAGTGGTGGTGGTCTCCGCGATGGGCGACACCACCGACGAGCTCCTGGACATGGCCGCCGAGCTCAACCCCAACCCCAGCCCGCGCGAGATGGACCTGCTCATGTCCTCCGGCGAGCGCATCTCCATGTCCCTGCTGGCCATGGCCATCGAGGCGCAGGGCGAACGCGCACACGCATTCACCGGCCGCCAGGCCGGCATGCACACCGACACCCGCTTCGGCAAGGCCTCCATCGTCGGCGTGGTCCCCGAGCGCATCGTCCAGTGCGTGCGCGACGGCGCCGTGGCCATCGTGGCCGGCTTCCAGGGCCTCTCCGACAACGACGACGTCACCACCCTGGGCCGCGGCGGCTCCGACACCACCGCGGTCGCCCTGGCCGCCGCGCTGCGCGCCGACGTGTGCGAGATCTACACCGACGTCGACGGCCTGTTCACCGCCGACCCGCGCGTGGTCCCCTCCGCGCGCCGCATCTTCAACCTCACCGCAGAAGAGACGCTGGAGCTGGCCGCCCAGGGCGCCAAGATCCTCCACTTGCGCGCCGTGGAGTACGCCCGCCGCCACAAGGTAGCCCTGCACGTGCGCTCCTCCTTCAGCGACAAGGACGGCACCTGGATCGCAGACCACGCCGTCAACCCCGCCATCGTTCGCCTCTTGGCCCCCACCATCGCCGACCAGATCATCGCCTCGAAGGAGGACTCAGTGGAAGCGCCCATCATCTCCGGAATAGCCCACGACCGCTCCCAGTCCAAGATCACCCTGGTGGGTGTGCCCGACCGCCCCGGCCTGGCCTCCCGCATCTTCGCGATCGTGGCTGCCGCGGACGTGAACATCGACATGATCGTGCAGAACGTCTCGGTGCGCGACAACTCCACCGACATCTCCTTCACCCTGCCCTCCGGCGACGGCCAGGCCGCCCTGGAGGCCCTGGAGGCCGTGGCCGCCGAGATCGGCTACAAGGAGATCTTCCTGACCGAGGAGATCGGCAAGCTGTCCGTGGTCGGCGCCGGCATGCGCTCCCACCCGGGTGTCTCCGCCAAGCTGTTCGGCGCGCTGTCCGACGCCGGCATCAACATCGAGATGATCTCGACCTCGGAGATCCGCATCTCCGTCGTTACCGCGCTCAGCGACCTCGACGAGGCCGTGCGCGTTGCCCACACCGCCTTCGACCTCGACTCCGCCGAGGCCGAGGCCATCGTTTACGGAGGAACTGGACGATGA
- the trxA gene encoding thioredoxin, whose amino-acid sequence MATIDLTAESFAQTIENNDIVLLDFWAEWCGPCRQFGPVYSKVSEDFPEVVFAKVDTEAQPQLAAEFGITSIPTIMAFREKVLIFAQPGALREAQLRELIGKIMELDMEAVRKEIAEAEAKENEG is encoded by the coding sequence GTGGCCACCATCGACCTGACCGCCGAGTCCTTCGCCCAGACCATCGAGAACAATGACATCGTTCTGCTTGACTTCTGGGCCGAGTGGTGCGGTCCGTGCCGCCAGTTCGGCCCGGTCTACTCCAAGGTTTCCGAGGACTTCCCGGAGGTTGTCTTCGCCAAGGTTGACACCGAGGCTCAGCCACAGCTTGCAGCCGAGTTCGGCATCACCTCCATCCCGACCATCATGGCTTTCCGCGAGAAGGTGCTGATCTTCGCCCAGCCGGGTGCGCTGCGCGAGGCTCAGCTGCGTGAGCTCATTGGCAAGATCATGGAGCTGGACATGGAGGCGGTCCGCAAGGAGATCGCAGAGGCCGAGGCCAAGGAGAACGAGGGCTGA
- a CDS encoding type I 3-dehydroquinate dehydratase encodes MLPAPLFSDAQSFPLVIVPLQGDHAQCLAQAAALRGSGAHLLEWRLDTDPTWLDDAAAWAERAAAYRAAAGLPVLATIRTTREGGEAEVDDSTYAGAVLRLAECCEAVDFEGSRGPETAARLRQVAARAGCAVIASSHNFQTVPADDQLDRTLSELHQRGDVVKIAVMPAQEADVSRLGASARRYASRADAKPAIVIAMGELGRQGRLEPASLGSCATFACADKPSAPGQVPVGQVVAALNAQAAR; translated from the coding sequence GTGTTACCCGCGCCCCTGTTTAGTGACGCCCAGTCCTTTCCCCTGGTGATCGTGCCCCTGCAGGGCGACCACGCGCAGTGCCTGGCTCAGGCCGCCGCGCTGCGCGGGAGCGGCGCCCACCTGCTGGAGTGGCGCCTGGACACCGACCCCACCTGGTTGGACGACGCTGCCGCCTGGGCCGAGCGTGCTGCCGCCTACCGCGCGGCCGCCGGCCTGCCGGTGCTCGCCACCATCCGCACCACGCGGGAGGGGGGAGAGGCCGAGGTGGACGACTCCACCTACGCCGGGGCCGTGCTGCGCCTGGCCGAGTGCTGCGAGGCCGTGGACTTCGAGGGCTCGCGGGGGCCGGAGACGGCGGCGCGACTGCGGCAGGTGGCTGCGCGCGCGGGCTGCGCGGTGATCGCCTCCAGCCACAACTTCCAGACCGTGCCGGCGGACGACCAGCTGGACCGGACGCTCAGCGAACTCCACCAGCGCGGCGACGTGGTGAAGATAGCCGTCATGCCCGCCCAGGAAGCGGACGTCTCCAGGCTGGGCGCGTCGGCGCGGCGCTACGCCAGCCGCGCCGACGCCAAACCCGCCATCGTCATCGCCATGGGCGAGCTGGGGCGCCAGGGCCGCCTGGAGCCCGCCAGCCTGGGCTCCTGCGCCACCTTCGCGTGCGCGGACAAGCCCAGCGCTCCCGGCCAGGTGCCGGTGGGCCAGGTCGTGGCGGCTTTGAACGCGCAGGCCGCGCGATAA
- the recR gene encoding recombination mediator RecR, with protein MYDGAVQDLIDELGRLPGIGPKSAQRIAFHILASEATDVERLARALTEVKARVRFCVTCGNIAEGEHCAICLDPRRNDQVLCVVEEPKDVVAIERTREFRGRYHVLGGAIDPLNGIGPAQLRVRELLQRVGEGDVQEVIIATDPNIEGEATAAFLVRTLRTLEVPVSRLASGLPVGGDLEYADEVTLGRAFEGRRLVGGNPTPATE; from the coding sequence GTGTACGACGGTGCCGTACAGGACCTCATCGACGAACTGGGCAGACTGCCCGGCATCGGCCCCAAGAGCGCCCAGCGCATCGCCTTCCACATCCTGGCCAGCGAGGCCACGGACGTGGAACGCCTGGCGCGCGCGTTGACCGAGGTCAAGGCGCGCGTGCGCTTCTGCGTCACCTGCGGCAATATCGCCGAGGGCGAGCACTGCGCCATCTGCCTGGACCCGCGTCGCAACGACCAGGTGCTGTGCGTGGTGGAGGAGCCCAAGGACGTCGTTGCCATCGAACGCACCCGCGAGTTCCGGGGCCGCTACCACGTGCTCGGCGGGGCGATCGACCCGCTCAACGGCATCGGTCCGGCCCAGCTGCGCGTGCGCGAGCTGCTGCAGCGCGTGGGGGAGGGCGACGTGCAAGAGGTCATCATCGCCACCGACCCCAACATCGAGGGCGAGGCCACCGCCGCCTTCCTGGTGCGCACCCTGCGCACGCTGGAGGTGCCCGTCTCCCGCCTGGCCTCCGGCCTGCCCGTGGGCGGCGACCTGGAGTACGCAGACGAGGTCACCCTGGGCCGCGCCTTCGAGGGGCGCCGCCTGGTGGGCGGAAACCCCACCCCGGCGACCGAATAG
- a CDS encoding pseudouridine synthase: protein MSQARALTCTLGEWVGANIPRLEPRQVERAFAAGDVVDAWGHPLPWDTPATALERPVYLYRPLPDETALPPIPVVHRGDGWLVVDKPKGLATMPRGAYVARSVTVALRRQENNADLTPAHRLDRGTSGLLLFTARPDLRRAYQELFAQQHVRKTYIAAAPAPPSSWPTLPPASPSSPRPCVRPERVAGWCSPQVAVTVTADGWLRLESRLAKTGIRVTSTAGRLPSNAVTFLRPTAEAVTVRGLRFPLYEVRPATGKTHQIRVHFAALGLPLVGDSLYGGFDAAPYGAAEAPGTATSLQLHAAGLEFTDPQTGQEVALWLRDKVVV, encoded by the coding sequence GTGAGTCAGGCCCGGGCACTGACCTGCACGCTGGGCGAGTGGGTCGGCGCGAACATCCCGCGCCTGGAGCCGCGCCAGGTTGAGCGTGCCTTCGCGGCCGGGGACGTGGTGGACGCGTGGGGGCATCCCCTGCCGTGGGACACGCCGGCCACGGCCTTGGAGCGCCCGGTCTACCTCTACCGGCCGCTGCCTGACGAAACCGCTCTGCCGCCTATCCCCGTTGTTCATCGGGGCGACGGCTGGCTGGTGGTGGACAAGCCGAAGGGTCTGGCCACCATGCCGCGCGGGGCTTACGTGGCCCGCTCGGTGACGGTGGCGTTGCGCCGCCAGGAGAACAACGCGGACCTCACGCCCGCCCACCGCCTGGATCGCGGCACCTCCGGCCTGCTGTTGTTCACCGCGCGCCCGGATTTGCGCCGCGCCTACCAGGAGCTCTTTGCGCAGCAGCACGTGCGCAAGACCTATATTGCCGCCGCTCCTGCCCCGCCTTCTTCGTGGCCGACGTTGCCGCCCGCCTCCCCCTCCAGCCCGCGCCCCTGCGTCCGGCCTGAGCGGGTGGCAGGCTGGTGCAGCCCGCAAGTGGCGGTTACCGTGACCGCCGATGGCTGGCTGCGCTTGGAGAGCCGGCTGGCAAAGACGGGCATCCGGGTCACCTCCACTGCGGGACGGCTGCCGAGCAACGCGGTCACCTTCCTGCGCCCGACCGCCGAGGCTGTCACGGTGCGCGGGCTGCGCTTTCCGCTCTACGAGGTGCGCCCGGCCACCGGCAAGACCCACCAGATTCGTGTTCATTTCGCGGCCCTGGGCTTGCCTTTGGTAGGGGATTCGCTCTACGGCGGTTTCGACGCTGCGCCCTACGGGGCGGCCGAGGCCCCGGGCACGGCCACCTCTCTTCAGCTTCACGCCGCCGGTTTGGAGTTCACTGACCCGCAAACTGGCCAGGAGGTTGCGCTCTGGCTCCGTGACAAGGTCGTTGTGTAG
- a CDS encoding TetR/AcrR family transcriptional regulator: MPKIIGSTLAEHRARTRDKLFAALATLLEQRGFDSITLAEIATEAGVGRTAVYNHFKDKDSLLLGFIAHETTAYVARLRQALTGVEDPINQLRIYVQQQLNLRSAYHLAPGPDLRHVVDPSTYRRLAEHGHEVETILRDILVRAARAGLIPPPDLDTLVPLVNSTLAARPSAAPSQRTRFVVGCLLFVMRAVGVETARAESVVRSHLQEIAALAAQGAGSTDVPASRCPVHHTA, encoded by the coding sequence ATGCCCAAGATCATCGGCTCCACCCTGGCGGAACACCGCGCCCGCACTCGCGACAAGCTGTTCGCGGCCCTGGCGACGTTGCTAGAGCAGCGCGGCTTCGATTCCATCACCCTGGCCGAAATCGCCACGGAGGCGGGTGTGGGCCGCACGGCGGTCTACAACCACTTCAAGGACAAGGACTCCCTGTTGCTGGGCTTCATTGCCCACGAGACCACGGCCTACGTTGCCCGCTTGCGTCAGGCCCTGACCGGGGTGGAGGACCCGATCAATCAGTTGCGCATCTACGTGCAGCAGCAGCTGAACCTGCGTTCGGCCTATCACCTGGCCCCGGGCCCGGATCTGCGTCACGTCGTTGACCCTTCTACTTATCGGCGTCTGGCAGAGCATGGTCACGAGGTGGAGACCATCCTGCGCGACATCCTGGTTCGCGCCGCCCGCGCCGGTTTGATTCCGCCGCCCGACCTGGACACGCTGGTGCCCCTGGTTAACTCCACGCTGGCCGCCCGGCCCTCTGCGGCGCCTTCGCAGCGCACGCGCTTCGTGGTGGGTTGCCTGCTGTTCGTGATGCGGGCGGTGGGCGTGGAGACGGCCCGCGCGGAGAGCGTGGTGCGTTCCCACCTGCAGGAGATCGCGGCCTTGGCGGCCCAGGGTGCTGGTTCCACCGACGTTCCCGCCAGCCGCTGCCCCGTGCACCACACCGCCTGA